In a single window of the Treponema sp. J25 genome:
- a CDS encoding BMP family ABC transporter substrate-binding protein gives MKRIITAAVVALAVMGLLFVSCQKKEGTAQKGAFRIGLVTDIGGIDDRSFNQGTWEGIVRFAKDFGLKEGEYKYLQSSAEADYIPNLSTFSDEKLDLIVAPGFLFEKAIGEVADKYPQNKYLIIDTVVTKPNVVSAVFAEHEGSFLVGVAAGLKAKADGKKIVGFLGGMQFPLIEKFQAGFEQGVKAVYPECTVLVDYAGDFGAPDKGQAIAQKQYNAGAYIIYHAAGGTGNGLIKEAKERSAKGDIRWAIGVDKDQYNDGVYAEGKSAVLTSMVKGVDVAAYEVAKMVKEGNFPGGQTLVFSLKNKGVGIPATNPNLSDDIIAKVKEYEAKIASGELVVSDKPAK, from the coding sequence ATGAAACGAATTATTACTGCTGCGGTGGTGGCCCTGGCGGTGATGGGGCTCCTGTTTGTGTCCTGCCAAAAGAAAGAAGGAACCGCTCAGAAAGGGGCCTTCCGAATTGGGCTGGTAACTGATATCGGTGGAATCGATGATCGATCCTTTAACCAGGGTACCTGGGAAGGAATTGTTCGGTTTGCCAAAGATTTTGGTCTTAAAGAGGGAGAATATAAGTACCTGCAATCCTCTGCAGAGGCCGATTACATTCCCAATCTTTCCACGTTCTCTGATGAAAAGCTCGACCTTATCGTGGCGCCGGGCTTCCTTTTTGAAAAAGCCATAGGAGAAGTGGCCGACAAATATCCTCAGAACAAGTACCTTATCATCGATACGGTAGTAACCAAACCCAACGTGGTGTCCGCGGTATTTGCTGAACATGAGGGGTCTTTCCTGGTAGGTGTAGCCGCCGGGCTTAAGGCAAAGGCCGATGGGAAAAAGATCGTCGGATTCCTCGGGGGGATGCAATTCCCTCTTATCGAAAAGTTCCAGGCCGGGTTTGAGCAGGGCGTAAAGGCGGTCTATCCCGAATGCACGGTCCTGGTAGACTATGCGGGGGACTTCGGAGCTCCCGATAAGGGGCAGGCCATTGCTCAGAAGCAGTATAACGCCGGGGCGTATATCATTTACCATGCCGCGGGTGGAACGGGAAATGGGCTTATTAAAGAAGCGAAGGAACGCAGCGCCAAGGGAGATATCCGCTGGGCCATTGGGGTAGACAAGGATCAGTATAACGATGGGGTCTATGCGGAAGGTAAATCGGCAGTCCTTACCAGCATGGTAAAAGGGGTCGACGTAGCGGCCTACGAAGTAGCCAAGATGGTAAAGGAAGGCAATTTCCCTGGTGGTCAAACCCTGGTGTTCTCCCTTAAGAATAAAGGGGTGGGTATCCCCGCAACCAATCCTAACCTTTCGGACGATATCATCGCTAAAGTAAAAGAATACGAAGCGAAGATCGCAAGTGGTGAACTGGTTGTTTCCGATAAGCCCGCAAAATAA
- a CDS encoding AAA family ATPase — translation MAEQLIVKNLPFIKILPAWAQDLSYKYCSKTANLYIIHGNIRDFLPHKMNEGEFIFVRIQEYIAEVLFGNRDIIAFYDRSSGVSFCTIEMARDYKRAMKSRFPEVPEEDFVSADPTKSFYYLEKYFLMNIPEKRRIVLIIDYAETIVPASDIVRLTEEDRYCLVTLNRWSHDPIFTKGDVSIILLTENLADISSRLVGSPSTVKVNIPIPDEAVRASFLQFLEKQGTLLLERGLTPQRVATVTSGLNLMNLNRLASESYQEDVPLSLDYIREKKKEIIENEAAGLLEFMETNHDLSYVSGHDFVKKRFKSAARAIKQGRLDVLPMGYLIAGPVGTGKSFMVSAFAGEIGIPMVKFRNFRSKWQGVTESNLEKVLNILKAMAPVAVMIDEADAFLGDRDQEGDSGTSNRVFAQIASFMGNTEYRGKIIWFLITCRPDLIPIDLKRQGRAEEHLALFYPETDAERVALFETLVRKLDLSIRKFPVAEVLKKFRHEFSGADLEAVLIRAKFRAAMEDRTFVTREDVEEALADFVPPSYPYEIELQNLVAVLECTSKEMVPKRFQNLDRTKLVRDIQELKSLLGER, via the coding sequence AAGTATTGTTCAAAAACCGCAAACCTCTACATTATTCACGGGAATATTCGGGATTTCCTCCCCCACAAGATGAACGAAGGGGAGTTTATCTTTGTCCGCATCCAGGAATACATAGCGGAAGTGCTTTTCGGTAACCGGGATATCATTGCCTTTTATGATCGATCTAGTGGGGTTTCTTTTTGTACCATCGAAATGGCCCGGGATTATAAGCGGGCCATGAAAAGCCGTTTCCCTGAGGTCCCGGAAGAAGATTTTGTATCCGCCGATCCTACCAAGAGTTTTTACTACCTGGAAAAGTACTTTTTGATGAACATACCCGAGAAACGGCGGATTGTGCTTATCATCGACTATGCGGAAACCATCGTCCCTGCCAGTGACATTGTGCGGCTTACCGAAGAAGACCGTTATTGCCTGGTAACCCTGAATCGCTGGTCCCATGATCCCATTTTTACCAAGGGAGATGTATCGATCATCCTGCTTACCGAAAACTTAGCCGATATTTCCTCCCGGCTGGTGGGGTCCCCTTCTACGGTAAAGGTGAACATTCCCATTCCTGACGAGGCGGTCCGGGCGAGTTTCCTTCAATTCCTGGAAAAACAGGGCACCCTCCTTCTGGAACGGGGCCTTACTCCCCAGCGGGTGGCTACCGTAACGAGTGGCCTTAACCTAATGAACCTGAATCGTCTGGCCTCGGAAAGTTACCAGGAAGATGTACCCCTGTCTCTTGATTATATTCGGGAGAAAAAGAAGGAGATCATCGAAAACGAGGCGGCGGGGCTTCTGGAATTTATGGAAACAAACCATGACCTTTCCTATGTGTCGGGCCATGATTTTGTCAAAAAGCGCTTTAAGAGTGCCGCCCGGGCGATAAAACAGGGGCGTCTGGATGTGCTTCCCATGGGGTATCTTATTGCGGGCCCCGTGGGTACCGGCAAAAGTTTCATGGTCAGCGCCTTTGCGGGGGAAATCGGGATCCCCATGGTGAAATTCCGCAACTTCCGGTCTAAATGGCAGGGAGTTACCGAATCGAATCTGGAAAAGGTGCTCAATATTCTTAAGGCCATGGCCCCGGTGGCGGTGATGATTGACGAGGCCGATGCCTTTCTTGGTGATCGAGACCAGGAGGGCGATTCGGGGACCAGTAACCGGGTCTTCGCCCAGATTGCGAGTTTTATGGGGAACACCGAGTATCGGGGTAAGATCATCTGGTTCCTTATTACCTGTCGCCCCGACCTGATTCCCATCGACCTAAAACGGCAGGGCCGGGCCGAGGAACACCTGGCCCTTTTTTACCCTGAAACCGATGCGGAACGGGTGGCCCTTTTCGAGACCCTGGTGCGCAAGCTTGACCTTTCTATTCGAAAGTTCCCCGTAGCGGAGGTGCTCAAAAAATTCCGCCACGAATTTTCGGGGGCTGACCTCGAAGCGGTCCTTATCCGGGCAAAATTCCGGGCCGCTATGGAGGATCGCACCTTTGTTACCCGGGAGGATGTGGAAGAAGCCCTTGCCGATTTTGTGCCCCCCTCCTATCCCTATGAAATAGAACTGCAGAATCTGGTTGCCGTCCTGGAGTGCACCTCTAAAGAAATGGTGCCCAAGCGGTTCCAGAACCTGGACCGGACAAAGCTGGTTCGGGACATCCAGGAACTCAAGTCCCTTTTGGGAGAGCGGTAA
- the deoC gene encoding deoxyribose-phosphate aldolase produces the protein MPKEWTKATLAKTIDHTLLKPTATAEQIRELCAEARANHFASVCVNPVWVPLVAKELSGSDVLTCTVIGFPLGASAKEVKAEETRLAVKQGAQEVDMVINIGALKGGDHRTVEEDIRAVVKAAERATVKVIIETCYLSDEEKRLACELARKAGAHFVKTSTGFGSGGATVEDVRLMKKVVGDTMKIKASGGIRSYHDAIAMLEAGADRIGTSSGVAIVAELPE, from the coding sequence GTGCCAAAAGAATGGACGAAGGCAACGCTTGCCAAAACGATTGATCACACCCTGTTAAAACCTACTGCTACGGCAGAGCAAATACGGGAACTCTGTGCAGAAGCCCGGGCAAATCACTTTGCATCGGTCTGTGTGAATCCTGTTTGGGTTCCGCTGGTTGCAAAGGAACTTTCCGGGTCTGATGTGCTTACCTGTACGGTGATTGGATTTCCCCTGGGGGCCTCTGCAAAGGAAGTAAAGGCGGAGGAAACCCGGCTTGCCGTAAAACAGGGGGCCCAGGAAGTGGACATGGTAATCAATATTGGGGCCCTCAAAGGAGGGGACCATAGAACGGTGGAAGAGGATATCCGGGCGGTGGTAAAAGCCGCCGAAAGGGCCACCGTCAAGGTGATTATCGAAACCTGCTACCTTTCGGATGAAGAAAAACGCCTTGCCTGTGAACTGGCTCGAAAGGCGGGGGCCCACTTTGTGAAAACTTCCACCGGTTTTGGCTCGGGCGGTGCCACCGTGGAGGATGTGCGGCTTATGAAAAAGGTGGTGGGCGACACCATGAAAATAAAAGCCTCGGGGGGAATACGTTCGTATCACGATGCCATTGCCATGTTAGAGGCTGGGGCAGATAGGATTGGCACCTCCTCGGGGGTGGCGATTGTGGCGGAACTTCCGGAGTAA